In Montipora foliosa isolate CH-2021 chromosome 13, ASM3666993v2, whole genome shotgun sequence, one DNA window encodes the following:
- the LOC137981689 gene encoding uncharacterized protein yields MERLNGINFDRCLTPADATGAPTLCIFADASGDAFGTCAYARWQLRSGEFDVRLVAAKSRAAPIKSLTIPRLELQGAVLASRLLKAIKEETRLNFEQKVFFLGSKIVLEWICSEARRFRPFVSIRFGKIQNSSDLA; encoded by the coding sequence ATGGAGAGACTAAACGGAATCAACTTTGACCGATGCCTTACACCTGCTGACGCCACTGGAGCACCTACACTCTGTATCTTTGCCGATGCCTCGGGAGATGCATTTGGTACCTGTGCGTACGCAAGATGGCAGCTGAGAAGCGGAGAATTTGACGTGCGTCTGGTTGCAGCAAAGTCAAGAGCTGCACCCATAAAGAGCTTGACTATTCCTCGTCTTGAACTCCAAGGCGCAGTGTTAGCCTCTCGGCTGCTTAAGGCCATAAAGGAAGAAACCCGCCTGAACTTTGAGCAAAAAGTCTTCTTCCTAGGCAGCAAGATTGTATTGGAATGGATATGTAGTGAAGCACGACGCTTCAGGCCATTCGTCTCAATTAGATTTGGAAAAATTCAAAACAGCTCGGACCTCGCCTAG
- the LOC137982987 gene encoding uncharacterized protein yields the protein MDDFETINLDNKQCKICNQETGEELIPCILRENFSSGVNDSPTSPRLPETSFVHRVCLERWDAIMKRTFFPETKKTWKDRVKGLISTRSSNNNETETWTPIDSALQVDGDRSISKPTKRESVRSPWTSEHSVFSESRQAYRVENVGKRYSEHGEWRRSKVRICSVDSEDTEDKPHPFPSIETVSRHTRAKLQGCDLIQLMQFAEDLKLHINEVSSDLITHLQERDDLLLQKQTMIVTAGQLVDLQSNIKTASIRNPSRTAANTRNYQDTLPCK from the exons ATGGACGACTTTGAAACCATAAATCTCGATAATAAACAGTGCAAGATTTGCAATCAAGAAACTGGAGAGGAATTGATTCCTTGCATTTTACGCGAGAACTTTTCATCGGGAGTAAATGATTCTCCAACGAGTCCGCGTCTCCCAGAGACATCTTTCGTACATCGTGTCTGTTTGGAAAGATGGGATGCGATTATGAAAAGAACTTTCTTTCCCGAGACGAAGAAAACATGGAAAGATCGAGTTAAAGGGTTGATTAGCACAAGATCGTCAAATAACAACGAAACAGAAACATGGACTCCAATTGACTCGGCTTTGCAGGTCGATGGCGATCGGTCAATATCGAAACCTACAAAGCGAGAGAGTGTAAGATCACCATGGACTTCAGAGCATTCTGTTTTTAGCGAGAGTCGACAAGCTTATCGAGTGGAAAATGTGGGAAAAAGATATTCGGAACATGGCGAGTGGCGAAGAAGTAAAGTTCGTATTTGTTCAGTTGATTCAGAAGACACAGAAGATAAACCTCATCCATTCCCGAGCATAGAAACTGTTTCCCGGCACACGCGAGCAAAAC TGCAAGGATGTGATTTAATCCAACTTATGCAATTTGCTGAAGATCTTAAGCTGCACATTAATG AGGTGTCTTCAGATCTCATAACTCATCTGCAAGAAAGAGATGACCTTCTGCTCCAGAAGCAGACCATGATAGTGACAGCTGGACAGCTTGTTGATCTACAGTCAAACATTAAAACTGCAAGTATTCGGAATCCTTCAAGAACTGCAGCCAATACAAGAAACTACCAAGATACATTACCCTGTAAATAG